Proteins co-encoded in one Leptodactylus fuscus isolate aLepFus1 chromosome 4, aLepFus1.hap2, whole genome shotgun sequence genomic window:
- the LOC142200146 gene encoding RNA-binding protein 12B-B-like isoform X2: MVYISPNSRQEMEHSFKDYDSSFSSGNGVHKEKTHLYLNIQTSELLTTACVRRYFSGLNIDDILPLKDKRGALVKFFHSTDAYEGLQRYRKSRDITVIWSSISEWIRHGGRTHYDECRPERKGHHSRSPESLSHSSFRISRSPPRYSRSPQRYSQSRHVRSPPWHSRSPLSHSRSPRMHSRSPCIKSRSPPWSTRSPQNLSNEQHSIFEGDFHVHVTNLKYNTKKEDVRRWFFNLISDHHIMFLYDEKGNRTRECVVMFKNEKDYKKVLKLDKVTFDGRLIFISSISKSSIRNLLTDSKALLSHHYAKGKCLYLRNFPSDVTKSDILKFFSGFSLNEEDVSLLCKRDGVGIGEVLVSLSSDEDLEKADKLHRKKFKDKEIPIRRLPEEKLLSFLSSNSLSLMPENPYDCVTQEDDLLEEESDQEKNISDKEDDTPQEESSCHQTDNAHEYVTQADDASEESPVHVEEEPSAMCSSDEESILIDNDFVILEDATSEDEGLRQ; the protein is encoded by the exons ATGGTTTATATTTCACCCAACTCTAGACAAGAAATGGAGCACTCCTTTAAGGACTATGACAGTTCTTTCTCGAGTGGAAATGGAgtccacaaggagaaaacacatttGTATCTAAACATTCAAACTTCTGAACTCCTAACTACGGCGTGCGTCAGAAGATACTTTTCAGGGCTTAATATCGATGATATATTGCCCTTGAAGGATAAACGTGGCGCACTGGTTAAGTTTTTTCATAGTACTGATGCCTATGAGGGCTTACAGAGATACAGGAAGAGTAGGGATATAACCGTGATATGGTCTTCTATAAGCGAGTGGATAAGACATGGTGGCAGAACTCATTATGATGAGTGTAGACCTGAAAGAAAAGGACACCATTCAAGATCTCCAGAAAGTCTTTCCCATTCATCATTTAGGATTTCTAGATCACCGCCACGGTATTCTAGATCTCCACAAAGATATTCACAATCGCGGCATGTGAGGTCACCACCATGGCATTCTCGATCTCCTCTCAGTCATTCCAGGTCACCACGAATGCATTCTCGATCTCCTTGTATTAAGTCTAGGTCTCCACCATGGAGCACAAG GTCTCCACAAAATCTGTCAAATGAGCAGCACTCAATATTTGAGGGAGACTTTCATGTGCATGTGACAAACCTGAAGTATAACACCAAAAAAGAAGACGTGAGGAGGTGGTTTTTTAACCTTATAAGTGACCATCACATTATGTTTCTGTATGACGAGAAGGGCAATAGAACAAGAGAATGTGTGGTCATGTTCAAAAATGAGAAGGATTATAAGAAAGTCCTCAAACTGGATAAGGTGACTTTTGATGGGCGCCTTATTTTCATATCTTCTATCTCAAAGTCAAGCATCAGAAATTTACTTACAGATAGTAAAGCGTTGTTGTCACATCATTACGCAAAGGGAAAAtgcctatacttaagaaactttCCTTCAGATGTAACAAAAAGTGACATTCTGAAGTTCTTTTCTGGCTTTTCCCTCAACGAAGAAGACGTTTCCCTGTTATGTAAACGAGATGGAGTTGGCATAGGGGAAGTATTAGTCAGTCTGTCATCCGATGAAGACTTGGAAAAAGCTGACAAACTGCACCGCAAGAAGTTTAAGGACAAGGAAATTCCAATCAGACGACTTCCGGAGGAAAAGTTGCTAAGTTTCTTAAGCTCAAATTCTTTAAGTCTGATGCCCGAGAATCCTTACGATTGTGTAACCCAGGAAGATGATTTACTAGAGGAGGAAAGCGACCAAGAAAAGAATATATCTGATAAAGAGGACGACACGCCACAGGAGGAATCAAGTTGCCACCAGACAGATAATGCTCATGAATATGTAACCCAGGCAGATGATGCATCGGAGGAGTCTCCTGTCCATGTTGAGGAAGAACCAAGTGCCATGTGCAGTTCTGATGAAGAAAGTATACTGATAGACAATGACTTTGTCATCCTAGAAGATGCCACCTCAGAGGATGAAGGTTTAAGACAATGA
- the LOC142200146 gene encoding uncharacterized protein LOC142200146 isoform X1 — protein MVYISPNSRQEMEHSFKDYDSSFSSGNGVHKEKTHLYLNIQTSELLTTACVRRYFSGLNIDDILPLKDKRGALVKFFHSTDAYEGLQRYRKSRDITVIWSSISEWIRHGGRTHYDECRPERKGHHSRSPESLSHSSFRISRSPPRYSRSPQRYSQSRHVRSPPWHSRSPLSHSRSPRMHSRSPCIKSRSPPWSTRSPQLNTRSPRRIIRSPRHSARSPRHSARSPRQSTRSPQRRTRSPRRSARSPQNLSNEQHSIFEGDFHVHVTNLKYNTKKEDVRRWFFNLISDHHIMFLYDEKGNRTRECVVMFKNEKDYKKVLKLDKVTFDGRLIFISSISKSSIRNLLTDSKALLSHHYAKGKCLYLRNFPSDVTKSDILKFFSGFSLNEEDVSLLCKRDGVGIGEVLVSLSSDEDLEKADKLHRKKFKDKEIPIRRLPEEKLLSFLSSNSLSLMPENPYDCVTQEDDLLEEESDQEKNISDKEDDTPQEESSCHQTDNAHEYVTQADDASEESPVHVEEEPSAMCSSDEESILIDNDFVILEDATSEDEGLRQ, from the coding sequence ATGGTTTATATTTCACCCAACTCTAGACAAGAAATGGAGCACTCCTTTAAGGACTATGACAGTTCTTTCTCGAGTGGAAATGGAgtccacaaggagaaaacacatttGTATCTAAACATTCAAACTTCTGAACTCCTAACTACGGCGTGCGTCAGAAGATACTTTTCAGGGCTTAATATCGATGATATATTGCCCTTGAAGGATAAACGTGGCGCACTGGTTAAGTTTTTTCATAGTACTGATGCCTATGAGGGCTTACAGAGATACAGGAAGAGTAGGGATATAACCGTGATATGGTCTTCTATAAGCGAGTGGATAAGACATGGTGGCAGAACTCATTATGATGAGTGTAGACCTGAAAGAAAAGGACACCATTCAAGATCTCCAGAAAGTCTTTCCCATTCATCATTTAGGATTTCTAGATCACCGCCACGGTATTCTAGATCTCCACAAAGATATTCACAATCGCGGCATGTGAGGTCACCACCATGGCATTCTCGATCTCCTCTCAGTCATTCCAGGTCACCACGAATGCATTCTCGATCTCCTTGTATTAAGTCTAGGTCTCCACCATGGAGCACAAGGTCTCCACAGCTGAACACAAGGTCTCCACGACGGATCATAAGGTCTCCACGACACAGCGCAAGGTCTCCGCGACACAGCGCAAGATCTCCACGACAGAGCACAAGGTCTCCACAACGGAGAACAAGATCTCCACGACGGAGCGCAAGGTCTCCACAAAATCTGTCAAATGAGCAGCACTCAATATTTGAGGGAGACTTTCATGTGCATGTGACAAACCTGAAGTATAACACCAAAAAAGAAGACGTGAGGAGGTGGTTTTTTAACCTTATAAGTGACCATCACATTATGTTTCTGTATGACGAGAAGGGCAATAGAACAAGAGAATGTGTGGTCATGTTCAAAAATGAGAAGGATTATAAGAAAGTCCTCAAACTGGATAAGGTGACTTTTGATGGGCGCCTTATTTTCATATCTTCTATCTCAAAGTCAAGCATCAGAAATTTACTTACAGATAGTAAAGCGTTGTTGTCACATCATTACGCAAAGGGAAAAtgcctatacttaagaaactttCCTTCAGATGTAACAAAAAGTGACATTCTGAAGTTCTTTTCTGGCTTTTCCCTCAACGAAGAAGACGTTTCCCTGTTATGTAAACGAGATGGAGTTGGCATAGGGGAAGTATTAGTCAGTCTGTCATCCGATGAAGACTTGGAAAAAGCTGACAAACTGCACCGCAAGAAGTTTAAGGACAAGGAAATTCCAATCAGACGACTTCCGGAGGAAAAGTTGCTAAGTTTCTTAAGCTCAAATTCTTTAAGTCTGATGCCCGAGAATCCTTACGATTGTGTAACCCAGGAAGATGATTTACTAGAGGAGGAAAGCGACCAAGAAAAGAATATATCTGATAAAGAGGACGACACGCCACAGGAGGAATCAAGTTGCCACCAGACAGATAATGCTCATGAATATGTAACCCAGGCAGATGATGCATCGGAGGAGTCTCCTGTCCATGTTGAGGAAGAACCAAGTGCCATGTGCAGTTCTGATGAAGAAAGTATACTGATAGACAATGACTTTGTCATCCTAGAAGATGCCACCTCAGAGGATGAAGGTTTAAGACAATGA